A genomic stretch from Telmatocola sphagniphila includes:
- a CDS encoding transposase produces MTTTTIAIDMDVPAGVSVGEYERIDGGHAFHVSWELPDNLCCETCQRESRLQLVEKNKFLSIRDLDLWGKPSFFVYQEVYHRCPSCGHRQSLLPPFKRRDVKYTFRFEEQVLVSLIGSTAEDVAVRLGIAAETVERIVKNRIEDAKAKQIDPQRKIERLGLDEISLRKGHKGYATILTDLTNGERPEILALSKGRDEAAGRACLERLSAQQRSAVRWHHTDMSPAYLKACGVHLPNSQSVIDRFHVAKKLGEVADDLRKKTIEPTSEV; encoded by the coding sequence ATGACGACGACTACCATTGCCATAGACATGGACGTTCCTGCCGGAGTGAGCGTTGGCGAATACGAACGCATCGACGGGGGCCACGCCTTTCACGTGAGTTGGGAGTTGCCCGACAATCTTTGTTGCGAGACATGCCAGCGAGAGTCTCGGCTTCAATTGGTGGAGAAGAACAAGTTTCTGAGCATCCGCGATCTGGATTTGTGGGGTAAGCCGAGCTTTTTCGTGTACCAGGAGGTGTATCACCGCTGTCCGTCGTGCGGTCACCGTCAATCGCTGTTGCCGCCCTTCAAGCGTCGGGATGTGAAATATACGTTCCGCTTCGAGGAGCAGGTGCTGGTCAGTCTGATCGGGAGCACAGCCGAAGACGTGGCAGTGCGTTTGGGGATCGCCGCGGAGACGGTGGAGCGAATCGTCAAGAACCGGATAGAGGACGCCAAGGCGAAGCAGATCGATCCCCAGCGGAAGATCGAGCGTTTGGGTCTGGATGAGATCAGCCTGCGTAAGGGGCATAAGGGATATGCGACAATATTGACGGACCTGACGAATGGGGAGCGTCCGGAGATTCTGGCTCTGTCCAAGGGTCGTGACGAAGCAGCTGGGCGAGCGTGTTTGGAGCGTTTGTCGGCCCAGCAACGGTCGGCGGTGCGTTGGCATCATACGGACATGAGCCCGGCGTATTTGAAGGCTTGCGGCGTGCATTTACCCAACAGCCAGTCGGTGATAGATCGCTTTCACGTCGCCAAGAAATTGGGTGAGGTGGCGGACGATCTGCGAAAAAAAACTATCGAGCCTACAAGCGAAGTTTGA
- a CDS encoding transposase, with translation MSGEARKKLRSQMHDFRRRPEDLNPEQVQALEDLFEKVPSLGTIYHLRWEATKIFDSAPNRAEASRLLEDWIVQARETEMDWEPFITMLKNNWEGILAYFEERKSSGPVEGLNTKIRVVLRRSYGIQSLTTLWTRILLDVNWAAKKLGPTIAEIRDLVNQIQKYFSGCYT, from the coding sequence TTGAGCGGGGAAGCCCGCAAGAAGCTGCGTTCTCAGATGCACGACTTCCGGCGTCGTCCCGAGGATTTGAATCCGGAGCAGGTCCAGGCCCTCGAGGATTTGTTCGAGAAGGTGCCTTCGTTGGGAACGATCTACCATCTGCGTTGGGAGGCGACCAAAATCTTCGATAGTGCCCCGAACCGAGCCGAAGCCTCGCGACTGTTGGAAGATTGGATCGTCCAGGCCCGCGAGACCGAGATGGATTGGGAGCCGTTCATCACGATGCTCAAGAACAATTGGGAGGGGATCTTAGCCTACTTCGAGGAACGCAAAAGCAGCGGCCCGGTGGAAGGACTCAATACCAAGATTCGGGTAGTGCTACGTCGGAGTTATGGAATTCAGAGTCTAACTACGCTCTGGACGAGAATACTCCTGGACGTGAATTGGGCTGCGAAAAAATTAGGGCCGACCATTGCGGAGATTCGCGACCTCGTCAACCAGATCCAGAAGTATTTCTCTGGATGCTACACCTAG